The following proteins come from a genomic window of Nymphalis io chromosome 6, ilAglIoxx1.1, whole genome shotgun sequence:
- the LOC126769049 gene encoding U1 small nuclear ribonucleoprotein C, protein MPKYYCDYCDTYLTHDSPSVRKTHCTGRKHKDNVKFYYQKWMEEQAQNLIDATTAAFKAGKIAQNPFGNKGAAIPPPWDPSVMGPGGPRPPVPTPGGPPGMIPPPSMGPGGPMAPPMMMGPHGPMPPMMGMRPPMMGPLMGPMGPMGPMGQMRPPLMNGPSMIK, encoded by the coding sequence atgcctAAGTATTACTGCGACTATTGTGATACATATTTGACGCATGATTCCCCGAGTGTAAGAAAAACTCATTGTACTGGAAGAAAACACAAGGATAACGTTAAATTTTACTATCAGAAATGGATGGAAGAACAAGCGCAAAACCTTATTGACGCTACGACAGCCGCATTTAAAGCTGGTAAAATTGCACAAAATCCATTTGGAAATAAAGGTGCTGCTATTCCACCTCCCTGGGACCCTTCCGTTATGGGTCCAGGAGGACCAAGGCCACCAGTACCAACACCTGGTGGCCCACCTGGCATGATACCACCACCATCTATGGGTCCTGGTGGGCCTATGGCTCCACCTATGATGATGGGTCCACATGGTCCTATGCCTCCAATGATGGGTATGAGGCCACCAATGATGGGTCCACTCATGGGCCCAATGGGCCCGATGGGCCCCATGGGACAGATGCGACCACCTTTAATGAATGGACCTTCTATGATTAAATAA
- the LOC126768913 gene encoding CTP synthase, with protein sequence MPDLKYILVTGGVISGVGKGVIASSFGTILKSCGIDVTSIKIDPYINIDAGTFSPYEHGEVYVLDDGGEVDLDLGNYERFLDITLHRDNNITTGKIYQQVIERERRGDYLGKTVQVIPHITDAIQEWVQRVAHIPVTPENTPPKVCIVELGGTIGDIEGMSFVEAFRQFQFRVKRENFCCAHVSLIPMPRSTGEPKTKPTQSSVRELRGLGLSPDLILCRSEKPINHNVKEKISNFCHVAPEQVICIHDLTSVYHVPLLMEAQGVVQYLNERLQLNIALPRPSRFMQKWRNLAKRVDNLRKEVNIALVGKYTKLEDSYASVTKALQHASIAACCKLNLTYIEAVNLEKQTKIDDPVVYHKAWQDLCKSDGVIVPGGFGQRGIEGKIEACQWCRETQKPMLGICLGLQAAVIEFARNVLGLKGANSTEVNPDCEDKLVIDMPEHHPGNLGGTMRLGNRKTYLEPSVVSKLYKKDVIEERHRHRYEVNPEYIERLQAAGLRFVGRDSTRTRMEVALVDTHPYYVSVQFHPEYLSRPLSPSPPFLGLILASIGKLKNYLSKGCRLSPRNQSDVSSDEDEISEEISSLTLIDEKKVVENGTDILNGVN encoded by the exons ATGCCGGATTTGAAGTACATTTTGGTCACTGGTGGAGTTATTAGTGGTGTTGGTAAAGGTGTCATTGCAAGTTCATTTGGCACGATTCTAAAGAGCTGTGGAATTGATGTGACTTCAATTAAAATTGATCCATACATTAACATCGACGCAGGAACATTTTCTCCCTATGAACATG GTGAAGTTTACGTACTCGATGACGGTGGGGAAGTTGATCTTGATCTTGGCAACTATGAGCGCTTTTTAGATATAACATTACATAgggataataatattacaactgGTAAAATATACCAGCAAGTTATAGAACGTGAGCGACGAGGAGACTATCTGGGAAAGACTGTGCaag TAATACCACACATAACCGATGCTATACAAGAATGGGTGCAAAGAGTAGCTCATATCCCTGTAACACCAGAAAACACACCACCAAAAGTGTGTATTGTAGAATTGGGTGGCACCATCGGAGATATAGAAGGGATGTCATTTGTAGAAGCATTTAGACAGTTTCAATTTCGAGTAAAAAGGGAGAATTTTTGCTGTGCTCATGTCTCTTTAATACCAATG ccGAGGTCAACTGGTGAACCTAAAACTAAGCCAACACAATCATCAGTTCGTGAATTACGTGGTCTCGGATTGTCACCTGATTTGATTTTATGTCGCTCTGAAAAACCTATTAACCATAAtgtcaaagaaaaaatatcaaacTTCTGCCATGTTGCACCAGAacag gtTATATGCATCCATGACCTTACTTCAGTTTACCACGTCCCACTCCTGATGGAAGCTCAGGGTGTTGTCCAATACTTAAACGAAAGACTACAGTTGAATATTGCCTTACCAAGACCATCGag ATTTATGCAAAAATGGCGTAACCTTGCGAAGCGTGTTGATAATTTGCGCAAAGAAGTAAACATCGCTCTTGTTGGAAAGTATACAAAGTTAGAAGACAGCTATGCAAGTGTTACTAAAGCATTGCAACACGCTTCTATCGCGGCCTGCTGTAAGCTCAACTTAACTTATATTGAAGCTGTCAATTTGGAAAAGCAAACAAAAATTGATGATCCTGTCGTCTACCACAAAGCATGGCAAGATCTTTGTAAGAGCGA cggAGTAATAGTTCCTGGTGGATTTGGACAGCGAGGTATTGAAGGCAAGATAGAAGCATGCCAATGGTGCAGAGAGACACAGAAGCCCATGCTAGGTATATGCCTCGGCTTGCAAGCGGCTGTTATTGAGTTCGCTAGAAACGTGCTGGGATTAAAAGGTGCTAACAGTACGGAAGTAAACCCGGACTGTGAGGATAAACTAGTTATTGACATGCCGGAACACCATCCGGGCAACCTCGGCGGCACCATGAGGTTGGGGAACAGGAAGACTTATCTGGAACCTAGTGTTGTgt CAAAGTTATATAAGAAGGACGTGATAGAAGAGCGTCACAGACACCGCTACGAAGTTAACCCGGAATATATCGAGCGCCTGCAGGCGGCTGGACTACGGTTCGTGGGGCGCGACTCGACTCGCACGCGCATGGAGGTGGCGCTGGTAGACACGCACCCCTACTACGTGTCCGTACAGTTCCACCCGGAGTACCTATCGCGCCCGCTATCACCGAGCCCACCGTTTTTGGG ACTAATTTTGGCTTCGATTGGAAAATTGAAAAACTATTTATCTAAAGGATGTCGTTTGAGCCCCAGAAATCAATCAGATGTCAGTTCAG ATGAAGATGAAATATCAGAAGAAATATCATCACTTACATTAATAGATGAAAAGAAGGTTGTTGAAAATGGAACAGACATACTAAATGgcgtaaattaa